One Deltaproteobacteria bacterium DNA segment encodes these proteins:
- a CDS encoding ABC transporter permease has translation MTINPFNIFKYTGEKVQLLLEELGGMTVTFGEAVVLLFVPPIRQKLYLKQMEFIGVQSSFIVLLTGLFTGMVFALQTSYAFKLFGAENLIGPSVALSLARELGPVLTALMVTGRVGSAMAAELGTMKVTEQIDALYTMNINPAQYLISPRVISSIIMLPMLTVLFDFIGILGSYFMATALLKLNGESFINSTIYMLDIKDIYVGLLKAAVFGAIIATVGCYKGYYAGKGAEGVGKAATQAVVISSVSILIADYILTALLF, from the coding sequence ATGACTATTAATCCTTTCAATATTTTTAAATATACCGGAGAAAAGGTACAATTATTACTGGAAGAGCTTGGCGGTATGACCGTCACCTTTGGTGAGGCAGTGGTTTTACTGTTCGTCCCTCCCATCAGACAAAAGTTGTATCTCAAACAAATGGAATTCATAGGTGTGCAGTCAAGTTTTATTGTTTTATTAACTGGTTTATTCACAGGCATGGTTTTTGCATTACAAACCTCCTATGCGTTTAAACTGTTCGGTGCAGAAAACCTCATCGGCCCGTCTGTTGCATTGTCACTCGCAAGAGAGCTTGGTCCTGTATTAACCGCCTTAATGGTCACAGGCAGGGTTGGCTCTGCTATGGCTGCCGAACTTGGCACAATGAAGGTTACAGAACAGATAGATGCACTTTACACGATGAACATAAATCCTGCTCAATACCTTATATCTCCAAGGGTTATCTCTTCAATAATCATGTTACCGATGCTTACGGTTTTGTTTGATTTTATAGGGATACTGGGCAGTTATTTTATGGCTACTGCTCTTTTAAAACTGAACGGCGAGAGTTTTATTAATAGTACTATCTATATGTTAGATATAAAAGACATTTATGTGGGACTTTTAAAGGCAGCAGTGTTTGGCGCCATCATTGCGACTGTTGGATGCTACAAAGGCTATTACGCGGGAAAAGGCGCAGAAGGCGTCGGCAAGGCGGCCACACAGGCGGTTGTAATTTCTTCTGTTTCGATACTGATCGCGGATTATATTTTAACAGCACTTTTATTTTAA
- a CDS encoding MCE family protein — translation MNKGMPTDIKVGIFTLAVLLILLWITFRISSGSIFGRTEGYELKAEFHNAQGINTKTGVFLAGIKIGYVDDIKLKDDKALITLRIEPGVKIEENAQAIIRTKGLLGERYIEIVPGKQTAEPLRPGGTIYFTESPPDFEEVLNKLNNIAFNLESVTHSLKDVFGGNNGEKNLQEIVDNLNKTLAHMNHLVVTTDKNLNRTLVSLNTFTDNLRDQGPDILSNLKLVSGDLHEIIAKNKGNVNTLIDRISKASEKLDKTLGNLEVITQDVREGKGAIGKLLTDKKTAEQVSHAIRGINNMVGGTSRFQTIIDYRGEYQFQFKNFKSYLNLRLQPTPDKYFLLGIVDDPAGYVSKSTNYTYTQVNNGPVQQTQTVTQNVTSQLKLNAEIAKRISYFTFRGGIIESTGGVGIDIHTPYEPAWLSLEMYNFNSNQHPTLKAMMSISILRYFILSGGMTDIANKDSRTWFLGLGLSFNDEDLKNIFGLAASTTYVNTK, via the coding sequence ATGAATAAAGGTATGCCTACAGATATAAAGGTTGGGATATTTACTTTAGCAGTGCTTTTGATCCTGTTATGGATTACATTCCGGATAAGCAGCGGCTCTATTTTTGGAAGAACAGAGGGGTATGAGTTAAAAGCGGAATTTCATAATGCACAGGGAATTAATACAAAGACCGGTGTGTTCCTTGCAGGCATAAAAATAGGATACGTGGATGATATAAAATTAAAGGATGATAAAGCACTTATTACATTAAGAATAGAACCCGGTGTTAAAATAGAGGAAAACGCACAGGCTATAATAAGGACAAAAGGACTGCTCGGTGAGCGGTATATAGAAATAGTTCCAGGCAAACAAACAGCAGAGCCATTACGACCCGGAGGTACCATCTATTTTACAGAGTCACCGCCTGATTTTGAAGAGGTTCTGAATAAACTTAATAATATAGCATTCAATCTTGAGTCTGTCACACACAGCTTAAAAGATGTATTTGGCGGTAATAATGGAGAGAAAAACCTTCAGGAGATAGTTGATAATCTTAATAAAACCCTTGCACATATGAATCATCTGGTTGTGACAACGGATAAAAATTTAAATAGAACGCTCGTATCATTAAATACATTTACAGACAACTTACGGGACCAGGGACCCGACATCCTTAGTAATCTAAAGCTGGTTTCAGGGGATCTCCATGAAATTATAGCTAAAAACAAAGGCAACGTTAACACCCTAATAGATCGCATAAGTAAGGCTAGTGAAAAGCTTGATAAAACGCTTGGAAATCTTGAAGTTATTACTCAGGATGTTAGAGAAGGTAAGGGAGCCATTGGTAAACTTCTTACTGATAAAAAAACTGCCGAACAGGTATCACATGCCATAAGAGGTATAAACAATATGGTAGGCGGTACATCAAGATTTCAGACCATTATAGACTATAGAGGAGAATACCAATTCCAGTTTAAAAATTTCAAAAGTTATCTTAACCTGAGACTGCAGCCCACACCTGATAAATATTTTTTACTCGGTATAGTTGATGATCCAGCCGGATATGTTTCAAAATCTACAAATTATACCTACACTCAGGTTAATAATGGTCCTGTCCAGCAAACACAAACGGTAACACAAAATGTTACGAGTCAATTAAAATTGAATGCAGAAATAGCAAAAAGGATATCGTATTTTACATTCAGGGGAGGGATAATAGAATCAACCGGTGGGGTGGGAATCGATATTCATACACCTTATGAACCGGCATGGCTAAGCCTTGAGATGTATAACTTTAATAGTAATCAACATCCAACACTTAAGGCAATGATGAGCATATCGATACTACGGTATTTTATCCTTTCGGGTGGTATGACGGACATAGCCAATAAAGATTCAAGAACATGGTTTCTTGGCCTAGGCTTGAGTTTTAATGATGAAGATCTAAAAAACATCTTCGGTCTTGCGGCAAGTACTACTTATGTTAATACCAAATAA
- a CDS encoding ABC transporter ATP-binding protein, whose protein sequence is MKIDIKSLKKSFGSHIVLDGIDLTIEDGKTTVIIGQTGCGKSVLIKHIIGLLKPDDGQILIDGVEFTNMKGKEFSNIIKNFGVLFQNAALFDSMTTGENVAFPLIEHTKLSKKEIDKKVEEKLAIVGLKGVEQLYPSELSGGMKKRVGLARAIALDPKMLIFDEPTTGLDPVMSDTIDNLIVDTQKHLGVTSIVISHDIQGTFKIAHRIAMLYKGKVVLYGSPDDFKNTENPIVRQFLERRAEGPLQVEV, encoded by the coding sequence ATGAAGATAGATATCAAATCATTAAAGAAATCGTTCGGTTCACATATAGTTCTTGATGGAATCGATCTTACGATAGAAGATGGTAAAACCACCGTTATAATAGGACAAACAGGCTGTGGTAAAAGTGTCCTTATAAAACACATTATTGGTTTACTAAAGCCCGATGACGGACAAATACTTATAGACGGGGTAGAATTTACAAATATGAAAGGCAAGGAGTTTTCTAATATTATAAAGAATTTCGGTGTTTTGTTTCAGAATGCTGCACTCTTTGATTCAATGACAACGGGTGAGAATGTAGCCTTTCCTCTGATAGAACATACCAAATTGTCAAAAAAAGAGATCGATAAAAAGGTAGAAGAAAAACTCGCAATAGTGGGGCTTAAAGGGGTTGAACAACTTTATCCTTCAGAACTGAGCGGCGGCATGAAGAAACGTGTGGGTCTTGCAAGGGCAATTGCACTTGATCCAAAGATGCTTATCTTTGACGAACCTACAACAGGGCTTGATCCTGTTATGAGTGATACAATAGATAACCTTATTGTAGACACACAAAAGCACCTCGGGGTAACGAGTATTGTTATAAGCCATGATATACAGGGCACATTTAAAATAGCTCACAGGATTGCAATGCTTTACAAAGGCAAAGTTGTTTTGTACGGTAGTCCTGATGATTTTAAGAATACTGAAAACCCTATTGTCAGACAGTTCCTTGAAAGAAGAGCAGAAGGACCCTTACAGGTAGAGGTTTAA
- the galU gene encoding UTP--glucose-1-phosphate uridylyltransferase GalU has product MKIKKAIIPAAGYGTRFLPVTKAVPKELLPIVDKPMIQYIVEEAKASGIELVILIVNHGKEAIEDHFDINYELEDTLRKKGNQELISSVDGLSNLIKIVSIRQKKPMGLGHAVLQAKEIIGNEPFAVILGDDIIDAQKPCLLQMVEVYNKYSKPVIAIQRVAREDIQRYGIIKGKEVEKRIYMLDDVIEKPLPEKAPSDLAIIGRYILTPEIFPILENIQPGADGEIQLTDGLKVLLKGQGMMGYQFEGYRYDGGDKFGFLLANIAYAMKRKELREKLQQYLRAF; this is encoded by the coding sequence ATGAAAATAAAAAAGGCAATAATACCGGCAGCAGGCTATGGAACCAGGTTCCTGCCTGTAACAAAAGCAGTGCCCAAAGAGCTTTTACCCATAGTGGATAAACCCATGATCCAGTATATAGTGGAGGAGGCGAAGGCTTCCGGAATAGAGCTTGTGATACTTATTGTTAATCACGGGAAAGAGGCTATAGAGGATCATTTTGATATAAATTATGAACTTGAAGACACTTTAAGAAAGAAGGGTAATCAAGAACTTATTAGCTCAGTGGATGGTCTGTCTAATCTTATAAAGATTGTGTCTATAAGACAAAAAAAACCGATGGGCCTCGGGCATGCTGTTTTGCAGGCAAAAGAAATTATTGGAAATGAACCGTTTGCCGTTATACTCGGAGATGATATAATAGACGCACAAAAACCATGCCTTTTGCAGATGGTCGAGGTTTATAATAAATATTCAAAGCCTGTTATCGCGATTCAAAGGGTGGCGAGAGAAGATATTCAAAGGTATGGGATAATAAAAGGCAAGGAGGTTGAAAAAAGGATATATATGCTCGATGATGTGATAGAAAAGCCTTTACCAGAAAAAGCCCCTTCCGACCTTGCTATAATAGGGAGATACATACTTACACCCGAGATTTTTCCGATCCTTGAAAACATACAGCCGGGTGCGGACGGAGAAATCCAGCTTACCGATGGACTAAAGGTATTGCTAAAAGGGCAAGGTATGATGGGATACCAGTTTGAAGGATATAGATACGATGGCGGTGATAAGTTTGGATTTTTGCTTGCGAATATTGCCTATGCAATGAAAAGAAAGGAGCTCAGAGAGAAGCTGCAACAATATCTGAGGGCTTTTTAA
- a CDS encoding peptidoglycan DD-metalloendopeptidase family protein, which translates to MYSPIRQSHTKYGFLVLFIFTVVYFIPSYAYCKHTSKNSSEYVKGRLERVKKNIELKKESILLSRQKASTILSELDNLDKTITNINTQINDITTQKAQLSDKLADTKTRITSLNNSITIKRAVIDKRLVTIFKLKQSGYLSVLLAADSVSDMEKRYTLMNCIIRQDEKEVNTYLSELDSLAEAKKTYTDQSLQLGKLKDNLSKHKDRLLQTHNDKAHLLALINHNTAIEKRILRELEKSADTLKKALKSLEPSSGSISGFAAMKGRLPLPVNGKILQSFRDRLLNEMSIKGILFKVTKDSNIKVVYPGKIVWAEWLRGYGNTIIVDHGDRYFTIYSHVDKIDMKVGESVKAGDVIGNVGDTGLSSGKTLYFEIRHGENTLNPLKWLKIR; encoded by the coding sequence TTGTATAGCCCAATAAGACAAAGTCACACAAAGTACGGCTTCCTCGTACTGTTTATCTTTACTGTTGTTTATTTTATTCCATCGTATGCTTACTGCAAGCACACTTCTAAGAACAGCAGTGAATATGTAAAGGGAAGACTTGAGAGGGTTAAAAAAAATATAGAATTAAAAAAAGAATCTATCCTTTTATCAAGACAAAAGGCATCAACAATTCTGAGTGAGCTTGATAATCTGGATAAAACCATAACTAATATAAATACCCAGATCAACGATATAACAACACAAAAGGCACAACTGTCCGATAAACTTGCAGATACCAAAACAAGAATCACTTCACTGAATAACAGTATAACCATTAAAAGGGCAGTTATAGACAAAAGGCTTGTTACGATTTTTAAATTAAAACAATCGGGCTATCTCTCTGTTTTACTCGCCGCCGATTCTGTATCGGATATGGAGAAAAGATATACACTGATGAATTGCATAATAAGGCAGGATGAAAAAGAGGTTAATACTTATCTTTCAGAACTGGATTCGTTAGCAGAAGCTAAGAAGACATACACGGATCAGTCATTACAGCTTGGGAAATTAAAGGATAATTTAAGTAAACACAAGGACCGGCTTTTGCAAACACACAACGATAAGGCTCATTTACTCGCACTTATCAATCACAATACTGCAATTGAAAAAAGAATATTAAGAGAACTTGAAAAATCAGCAGATACGCTTAAAAAAGCATTAAAATCGCTTGAACCGTCTTCGGGCAGCATATCGGGTTTTGCTGCAATGAAAGGCAGGCTGCCATTACCTGTTAATGGAAAGATATTACAAAGTTTTAGAGACAGGTTATTAAATGAAATGTCAATTAAAGGTATCCTATTTAAAGTTACAAAAGATTCTAATATAAAAGTCGTATATCCCGGTAAGATAGTATGGGCAGAATGGCTTAGAGGATATGGAAATACAATTATTGTTGATCACGGAGATAGGTATTTTACCATATATTCACATGTTGATAAAATAGACATGAAGGTCGGGGAAAGTGTCAAAGCAGGTGATGTGATAGGTAATGTCGGGGATACAGGACTTAGTTCAGGGAAAACCCTATACTTTGAGATACGTCACGGAGAGAATACGCTGAATCCCCTGAAATGGTTAAAGATAAGGTGA
- the raiA gene encoding ribosome-associated translation inhibitor RaiA, with amino-acid sequence MNIQATFRHIPPSDAVKQYAEEKIKKIASNLKEPVEIHIIFLQEKKNNAVELTLTSPGTELHAKEEGIDMYAAIDIIYDKLSKQITKLKEKKKNHYASRSIKHIAQEEDNSEESDIVVIPDKEYFIKPMTTEEAVLQLDIVKESFLVYLDAEEQKVNVIFKKDDGNYGLIETGARYK; translated from the coding sequence ATGAACATTCAAGCAACCTTCAGACATATCCCACCATCCGACGCCGTTAAGCAGTATGCAGAGGAAAAGATCAAAAAGATAGCTTCAAACCTAAAGGAGCCTGTAGAAATACATATCATCTTTTTACAGGAAAAGAAAAATAATGCCGTTGAACTTACGTTAACATCACCCGGTACAGAATTGCATGCAAAGGAAGAGGGCATAGACATGTACGCTGCAATAGACATTATATATGACAAACTTTCCAAACAAATTACAAAACTAAAAGAAAAGAAAAAAAACCACTATGCTTCAAGATCTATTAAACACATTGCACAGGAAGAGGATAATTCAGAAGAGAGTGATATCGTTGTCATTCCCGATAAAGAATATTTTATAAAACCCATGACAACCGAGGAAGCCGTTTTACAATTAGATATTGTAAAAGAGTCATTCCTTGTATATCTTGATGCGGAAGAACAAAAAGTGAATGTGATATTCAAAAAAGATGATGGAAACTACGGACTCATAGAAACAGGTGCACGCTATAAATAA
- a CDS encoding transglutaminase-like domain-containing protein — MDIKNKPLKLSIYSFILLAWAGSLLYLFSWNHIPHFTNSKAFSSIKKTGLSPISQWMGLYIGNKKIGYEYQQVVPQKNGFVFRERMFMRIMLMGHEKTITTIVDSATDKDYFLRHISFSLKTSGMEMAADGTVNGNILLINLHGIGGNTQERYTLKKPVLSSDGIILKIVKDGFSRSEYNFHIFDPTVQQELPVNVRILGKAVKTILNNPVDTYKLEVTIKDMKETMFITPQGETVEEISPLGFRAVLEPKYMALTKGWGGENVDLISATAIKAQGLTVTYPAQVTHMYAYMSGLSKDEFLPSIGFQTVQSRLVDISATTHIGTYKLPYRITKNSPLSINDALNSNSIINADNPDIIALAKSILHGETDAKKAVELINRWVYTHVKDNFTVMIPRSIDLLKKPEGDCKAHTILFTALARAAGVPTKMAMGIVLMNDGYFYYHAWPLVYLDGWVPVDPTLGEFPADATHIILATGNLTNWMDILGVVGRLQIDVMKIQTNQ; from the coding sequence ATGGATATAAAAAACAAACCGCTAAAACTATCGATCTATTCATTCATATTGTTAGCATGGGCCGGAAGCCTGTTATATTTGTTTTCGTGGAATCATATTCCACATTTTACCAATTCAAAGGCTTTTTCATCAATTAAAAAAACAGGATTATCGCCCATTTCACAGTGGATGGGACTTTATATAGGGAACAAGAAGATAGGATATGAATATCAGCAGGTTGTTCCGCAAAAAAACGGATTTGTATTCAGGGAAAGAATGTTTATGAGAATAATGCTTATGGGACATGAGAAAACCATTACAACCATTGTCGATTCTGCAACCGATAAAGATTATTTTTTAAGGCACATCAGTTTTTCACTTAAAACGTCAGGCATGGAAATGGCAGCAGATGGTACAGTTAATGGTAATATTCTTTTAATAAACCTGCATGGAATCGGAGGAAACACGCAGGAAAGGTATACTTTAAAAAAGCCTGTTTTAAGTTCAGATGGTATCATCCTTAAGATAGTCAAAGACGGCTTCAGCAGGAGTGAATATAATTTTCATATCTTTGATCCAACCGTGCAGCAGGAACTGCCTGTTAATGTAAGGATTCTAGGCAAGGCAGTGAAAACCATTTTAAACAACCCCGTTGATACATACAAACTGGAAGTAACAATAAAAGATATGAAAGAAACGATGTTTATAACACCGCAAGGTGAAACGGTAGAGGAAATAAGCCCGCTTGGCTTTCGCGCAGTGCTCGAGCCAAAATATATGGCATTAACAAAGGGATGGGGTGGCGAGAATGTGGACCTTATTTCAGCAACAGCCATTAAAGCCCAGGGTTTAACCGTAACATATCCTGCTCAAGTAACACACATGTATGCTTATATGTCCGGTCTGTCGAAAGACGAATTTTTGCCATCAATAGGTTTTCAAACAGTGCAATCCAGACTTGTAGATATATCTGCAACTACGCATATCGGAACCTATAAATTACCATATCGCATTACAAAAAACAGTCCTTTATCAATCAATGATGCGCTTAATTCAAACTCAATAATCAATGCCGATAATCCGGATATTATTGCATTAGCAAAATCGATTCTTCATGGAGAAACGGATGCAAAAAAGGCTGTTGAGTTGATCAACCGATGGGTTTATACACATGTAAAGGATAATTTTACAGTCATGATACCAAGATCTATAGACCTGCTTAAGAAACCGGAAGGTGATTGCAAGGCGCATACAATACTATTTACTGCACTTGCCAGAGCTGCCGGCGTTCCGACAAAAATGGCCATGGGTATCGTGCTTATGAATGACGGCTATTTTTATTATCATGCATGGCCGCTTGTTTATTTAGATGGATGGGTGCCTGTTGATCCAACCCTTGGCGAATTTCCTGCCGATGCAACACACATAATACTTGCCACTGGCAATCTCACGAACTGGATGGACATACTTGGTGTTGTTGGTAGACTGCAGATTGATGTTATGAAGATACAAACCAACCAATAG
- a CDS encoding tRNA 2-thiocytidine(32) synthetase TtcA (TtcA; YdaO; catalyzes the thiolation of cytosine 32 in specific tRNAs; forms 2-thiocytidine (s(2)C)) has translation MNIYNRNIVKAVGRAIGDFDLIHEGDKILVAVSGGKDSYTLLDALEKLRHRSPVKYDLTAVHIDTGAPGMRSDLVEQFLKSHSYDYIIERTEIMRISVEYNKEDKLLCSLCSRLRRGYLYSLSQKHGFNKIALGHNMDDLIETLFLNIFFTGQIKAMPAISRSGNYKVTVIRPLIYVKAKDALKYAVSLEAPLIDPECPVSMSGRLENRRKIRNLISNLEKEYPYIKNTIFASLKHVNKDYLLDKRLFNDNIAKE, from the coding sequence ATGAATATTTATAATCGTAACATTGTAAAAGCCGTTGGCAGGGCAATAGGTGATTTTGATCTGATACACGAAGGGGATAAAATACTTGTTGCCGTATCAGGCGGCAAAGATAGCTATACGCTGCTCGACGCGCTTGAAAAGTTGAGGCACAGATCCCCGGTTAAATATGATTTAACAGCTGTTCATATCGATACTGGCGCACCAGGAATGAGGAGCGACCTTGTTGAACAATTCCTTAAGTCGCACAGCTATGATTACATTATCGAACGTACGGAGATCATGCGGATATCGGTAGAATATAACAAAGAAGACAAACTCTTGTGCTCCTTATGCTCAAGATTGAGGAGAGGGTACCTCTACAGCCTATCACAAAAGCATGGGTTCAATAAAATAGCGCTCGGACACAATATGGATGATCTCATAGAGACACTATTTTTAAATATTTTTTTTACAGGTCAGATTAAGGCTATGCCGGCTATAAGCCGTTCCGGTAACTACAAGGTTACGGTTATAAGACCGCTTATTTATGTAAAAGCTAAAGATGCACTTAAATATGCTGTATCACTTGAGGCACCTTTGATCGATCCCGAATGTCCTGTATCGATGTCGGGTAGGCTTGAGAATAGAAGGAAGATCAGGAATTTGATATCAAACCTTGAAAAGGAATACCCGTATATAAAGAATACGATCTTCGCATCTCTAAAGCATGTAAATAAAGACTATCTTCTTGATAAACGATTATTTAATGATAATATAGCAAAGGAGTAG
- a CDS encoding P-II family nitrogen regulator codes for MLKKVEAIIKPFKLDEVKEALGEIGIQGLTVIEVKGFGRQKGHTDLYRGAEYVVDFLPKIKLEVVVPEGIVQKVVEAIKNGAKTGKIGDGKIFVTPVEEAVRIRTGETGDNAI; via the coding sequence ATGTTAAAAAAAGTAGAGGCTATAATAAAACCGTTCAAACTTGACGAAGTTAAGGAAGCGCTTGGCGAAATCGGTATACAGGGACTTACGGTGATTGAGGTAAAAGGTTTTGGCAGACAAAAAGGGCATACGGATCTTTATCGGGGAGCAGAGTACGTCGTAGACTTCTTACCAAAAATAAAACTTGAAGTCGTTGTCCCTGAGGGAATTGTCCAAAAGGTTGTGGAAGCAATAAAGAACGGCGCTAAAACAGGAAAAATAGGCGACGGTAAAATCTTTGTTACCCCTGTAGAAGAAGCTGTAAGGATAAGAACTGGGGAAACAGGAGATAATGCTATTTAA
- the alr gene encoding alanine racemase: MNNSYTYAIVSLKAIKQNLSTIKHLLNPETPVMGVVKSDAYGHGIIEVSHALEDAGINTLGIAFVNEGIKLRKAGIYLPIYVLSGFQKGEEEAVIKNNLIPFVYNTEQIKSLNKTAAKLRKHTAVHLKFDTGMGRLGFLESDKGEIEKILAHTSNINITGIASHLSDALNSPSYSRMQINRFGNLYKWLKGIPGHQNITGHIANTGALIAYPESQFDMVRVGIGLYGYGDKNLTPAMSVFTSLISVKMLKKGTYISYGRTARLRHDTRIGVLPIGYADGYNRMLSNKGWVGINGKKAYTSGVVTMNHTMVKLDDIKAKIYDRVLVMGKDKGVSITAEDIAESCSTISYEILCALGSHIRKQYKS; this comes from the coding sequence ATGAATAATTCATACACTTATGCTATAGTATCACTCAAAGCGATCAAACAAAATCTATCCACTATAAAACATTTACTTAATCCGGAGACACCGGTTATGGGTGTCGTTAAATCTGATGCCTATGGCCATGGGATTATTGAAGTATCGCATGCACTTGAAGATGCAGGAATAAATACATTGGGCATTGCCTTTGTCAACGAAGGGATAAAACTGAGAAAAGCAGGTATATATTTGCCTATTTATGTTTTATCGGGTTTTCAAAAAGGCGAAGAGGAGGCAGTTATAAAAAACAATCTGATCCCTTTTGTATATAATACGGAGCAGATAAAATCTCTTAATAAAACAGCGGCAAAATTAAGGAAACATACAGCAGTTCATCTAAAGTTTGATACAGGCATGGGCAGACTTGGTTTTTTAGAATCAGACAAAGGAGAGATCGAGAAGATACTGGCACATACTTCAAATATAAATATTACCGGTATTGCATCACACCTTTCAGACGCCTTGAACTCCCCATCTTATTCAAGGATGCAAATAAATAGATTCGGGAATTTATACAAATGGCTAAAGGGGATACCGGGGCACCAAAATATTACAGGGCATATAGCAAATACGGGTGCTCTTATAGCTTATCCTGAGTCCCAATTTGATATGGTAAGGGTTGGAATAGGGCTTTACGGTTATGGAGATAAAAATCTTACTCCTGCAATGTCAGTTTTCACAAGTTTGATATCTGTCAAGATGTTAAAAAAAGGCACTTATATAAGCTACGGCAGGACAGCCAGGCTAAGGCATGATACGCGTATCGGCGTTTTGCCGATCGGATATGCAGATGGATACAACAGAATGCTCTCTAACAAAGGATGGGTAGGGATCAATGGAAAAAAGGCTTATACATCCGGTGTTGTTACAATGAACCATACAATGGTAAAGCTTGATGATATTAAAGCAAAGATCTATGATAGGGTATTAGTAATGGGTAAGGACAAGGGTGTGAGCATCACTGCAGAAGATATAGCCGAAAGCTGTTCAACGATAAGCTATGAGATATTATGCGCCCTCGGCTCACACATCAGGAAACAATACAAGAGTTGA